In one window of Dyella thiooxydans DNA:
- the arfB gene encoding alternative ribosome rescue aminoacyl-tRNA hydrolase ArfB, whose protein sequence is MLSISRTLSLPESELVERFLRADGPGGQHVNRTESAVELRFDVARSPSLPEAVRERLLARRDRRLTDDGVLVIQARRFRDQARNRDDARERLAEIIRGCLAAPKKRLATKPSRASKERRLAGKAQRSRIKQGRGKPGSFE, encoded by the coding sequence ATGTTGAGCATCAGCAGAACCCTCTCCCTGCCCGAGTCGGAGCTCGTCGAGCGCTTCCTGCGCGCCGATGGCCCCGGCGGGCAGCACGTCAACCGCACCGAGAGCGCAGTGGAGCTGCGCTTCGACGTCGCCCGCTCGCCTTCGCTGCCGGAGGCGGTACGCGAACGCCTGCTCGCCCGGCGCGACCGCCGTCTCACCGACGACGGCGTCCTGGTGATCCAGGCCCGGCGCTTCCGCGACCAGGCGCGCAACCGCGACGATGCCCGCGAACGGCTGGCCGAGATCATCCGCGGCTGCCTGGCCGCACCAAAGAAGCGGCTGGCGACCAAGCCCTCACGTGCCTCCAAGGAACGGCGGCTCGCCGGCAAGGCGCAGCGCAGCCGGATCAAGCAGGGACGCGGCAAGCCGGGGAGTTTCGAGTGA
- a CDS encoding 1-acyl-sn-glycerol-3-phosphate acyltransferase has product MSPVVPSLPPHVPRIRNRFWPWLCRGLLRLSGWRLRGEFPDIPKAIVIGAPHSTNWDGVWGLLMKVGLGIDISIMIKREVLDSPLGIILRPLGLIPIDRGSATDVVGQMAQRFARLERMWLGITPEGTRKKVAQWKSGFLRIARAADVPILPVFIDYPSRTFTLGAPVTLGADERDEDAMIRIRALFKGYRGKHHDVD; this is encoded by the coding sequence GTGAGCCCGGTCGTTCCGTCGTTGCCGCCCCATGTCCCGCGCATACGCAATCGTTTCTGGCCCTGGCTCTGCCGCGGCCTGTTGCGTCTCTCCGGCTGGCGCCTGCGCGGCGAGTTTCCGGACATCCCGAAGGCGATCGTGATCGGTGCCCCGCACTCGACCAACTGGGACGGCGTGTGGGGTCTGCTGATGAAGGTCGGGCTGGGTATCGACATCTCGATCATGATCAAGCGCGAGGTGCTGGACAGTCCGCTGGGCATCATCCTGCGCCCGCTCGGCCTGATCCCGATCGACCGCGGTTCGGCGACCGACGTGGTCGGCCAGATGGCGCAGCGCTTCGCCCGGCTCGAGCGCATGTGGCTGGGCATCACCCCCGAGGGCACGCGCAAGAAGGTCGCGCAGTGGAAAAGCGGCTTCCTGCGCATCGCCCGCGCGGCCGACGTGCCGATCCTGCCGGTGTTCATCGACTATCCCAGTCGCACCTTCACCCTGGGCGCGCCGGTGACGCTCGGTGCGGACGAGCGCGACGAGGACGCGATGATCCGCATCCGCGCGCTGTTCAAGGGTTACCGCGGAAAACATCACGACGTGGACTGA
- a CDS encoding LysE family translocator, whose translation MADIQHYSAFLLACIALNLTPGLDTFYILARSGREGHAVGLGAALGINAGCVVHTLAAVLGLSAILMTSAVAFSALKYLGAAYLVWIGLRMLLARQTVRSPTETRGRGFVAAFRQGMLTNVLNPKVALFYLAFLPQFIAPHATRPQLGLLLLGLSFIATGLTWTLVLAMMGSRIHRLLLQRPRIGTWMDRVCGGVLLGFGLRLALQRRG comes from the coding sequence GTGGCCGACATCCAGCATTACAGCGCTTTCCTGCTCGCGTGCATCGCGCTGAACCTCACGCCGGGACTGGACACCTTCTACATCCTCGCGCGCAGCGGGCGCGAAGGGCACGCGGTCGGCCTGGGCGCCGCACTGGGCATCAACGCCGGCTGCGTGGTCCACACGCTGGCCGCCGTGCTGGGGCTGTCGGCGATCCTGATGACTTCGGCGGTGGCGTTCTCGGCCCTGAAGTATCTGGGCGCCGCCTACCTGGTGTGGATCGGCCTGCGCATGCTGCTCGCGCGGCAAACGGTGCGCTCGCCCACCGAAACGCGCGGCCGTGGCTTCGTCGCGGCCTTCCGGCAAGGCATGCTCACCAACGTGCTGAACCCCAAGGTGGCGTTGTTCTACCTGGCCTTCCTGCCACAGTTCATCGCCCCGCATGCCACTCGTCCGCAGCTGGGCCTGTTGCTGCTGGGACTGAGCTTCATCGCTACCGGCCTCACGTGGACACTGGTGCTGGCCATGATGGGCAGCCGCATACACCGCCTGCTGCTGCAGAGGCCGCGTATCGGCACGTGGATGGACCGCGTGTGCGGCGGCGTGCTGCTCGGGTTCGGGCTGCGCCTGGCGCTGCAGCGGCGGGGTTGA
- a CDS encoding LysR family transcriptional regulator, with protein sequence MSGDADAASRFYYKGNRHKQLRAFVATVKLGTLTRAAEALYLSQPSVSLQLQALERELGVTLMERSRRRINLTDAGEALYELARPLVEGWENLDRDFQAKVKGLQAGKLVIAAGTSTIQYLLPDLVRRYRERFPAVQLQLANVTGKDGMAMLREDKADFAVGSMLDVPNDIAWAPVYHYDPMLITPLDHPLASKAEVTVEDLSPYGLILPPQRLSTYRLVDLVFQQRQVPYHVAIEVGGWDVIKEYVAMGMGISIVTGICITEADRQRLAVRNMKQFFPQRAYGVVMRKGKFLGAEARAFIDLIRPGLLTYRDYDESGHSER encoded by the coding sequence TTGAGCGGCGATGCCGACGCGGCCAGCCGCTTCTACTACAAGGGCAACCGCCACAAGCAGCTGCGCGCCTTCGTGGCGACGGTGAAGCTGGGCACCCTGACCCGCGCCGCCGAGGCGCTTTACCTGTCTCAGCCGTCGGTGAGCCTGCAGCTGCAGGCGCTGGAGCGGGAGCTGGGCGTGACCCTGATGGAACGCAGCCGTCGCCGCATCAACCTCACCGATGCCGGCGAAGCGCTTTACGAGCTGGCCCGGCCGCTGGTGGAGGGCTGGGAAAACCTCGACCGCGATTTCCAGGCCAAGGTGAAGGGCCTGCAGGCCGGCAAGCTGGTAATCGCCGCGGGCACCTCGACCATCCAGTACCTGCTGCCTGACCTGGTCCGCCGCTACCGCGAGCGGTTCCCCGCCGTGCAGCTGCAGCTGGCCAATGTCACCGGCAAGGATGGCATGGCGATGCTGCGCGAGGACAAGGCCGACTTCGCCGTCGGCTCGATGCTCGACGTACCCAACGACATTGCCTGGGCGCCGGTCTACCACTACGACCCGATGTTGATCACGCCGCTGGACCACCCGCTGGCGTCCAAGGCGGAGGTTACCGTGGAGGATCTGTCGCCCTACGGCCTGATCCTGCCGCCGCAGCGCCTGTCCACCTACCGGCTGGTCGACCTGGTGTTCCAGCAGCGGCAGGTGCCGTACCACGTGGCGATCGAGGTGGGCGGTTGGGACGTCATCAAGGAGTACGTGGCGATGGGCATGGGCATCTCCATCGTCACCGGCATCTGCATCACCGAGGCCGACCGCCAGCGGCTGGCGGTGCGCAACATGAAGCAGTTCTTCCCGCAGCGCGCCTACGGCGTGGTGATGCGCAAGGGCAAGTTCCTGGGCGCCGAGGCTCGCGCCTTCATCGACCTGATCCGCCCGGGCCTGCTGACTTACCGCGACTACGACGAGTCGGGGCATTCCGAGCGCTAG
- the aceB gene encoding malate synthase A, with the protein MAVPQERLQPIQAQIHADTTGYEDILTPDALAFLARLHHAAEARRQQLLKARHERQARYDAGCLPNFRSDTRAIREGDWRVAPIPEALLDRRVEITGPVERKMIINALNSGAKVFMADFEDSSAPSFRNQLDGQINLRDAVAGTIEHTSPEGKRYRLAEQTAVLVVRPRGWHLPERHVTVDGQTMAGALVDFGLFAYHNAHLLHAMQRGPYFYLPKLEAMEEAALWDEVMALAEAELDLPAGCMKATVLIETLPAVFQMHEILHALRHRVVGLNCGRWDYIFSYLKTLRGHRDRLLPERGQVQMTVPFLKAYSELLIQTCHRRGAFAMGGMAAQIPIKGDEAANEAAMAKVRADKLREVTAGHDGTWVAHPALVPVAKAIFDEHMPTPNQLDRLREDVCVSREQLLAPCAGSISREGFDNNVEVALRYTAAWLDGLGCVPIHHLMEDAATAEIARAQLWQWLHHGGVEFTDHAPIDFALFDQVLAKHAHRLRGSSDPGAAKADAAAALLSALTHDDQLADFLTLPAYEQL; encoded by the coding sequence ATGGCCGTACCCCAGGAACGCCTGCAGCCGATCCAGGCGCAGATCCACGCCGACACCACCGGCTATGAGGACATCCTCACGCCGGACGCGCTGGCTTTCCTCGCCCGGCTGCACCATGCGGCGGAGGCCCGCCGACAGCAATTGCTGAAGGCGCGGCATGAGCGCCAGGCCCGCTATGACGCCGGCTGCCTGCCGAACTTCCGCAGCGACACACGCGCCATCCGCGAGGGCGACTGGCGCGTGGCGCCGATTCCCGAAGCGCTGCTGGACCGTCGGGTCGAGATCACCGGGCCGGTCGAACGCAAGATGATCATCAACGCGCTGAACTCCGGCGCGAAGGTATTCATGGCCGACTTCGAGGATTCCTCGGCGCCGAGCTTCCGCAACCAGCTCGATGGCCAGATCAACCTGCGCGATGCGGTGGCTGGCACCATCGAGCACACCTCGCCCGAGGGCAAGCGCTACCGGCTGGCCGAGCAGACCGCCGTGCTGGTGGTCCGTCCGCGCGGCTGGCACCTGCCCGAGCGACACGTCACCGTCGACGGTCAGACCATGGCCGGAGCCCTGGTCGACTTCGGCCTGTTCGCCTACCACAACGCCCACCTGCTGCACGCGATGCAGCGTGGTCCGTACTTCTACCTGCCCAAGCTCGAGGCGATGGAGGAAGCCGCGCTGTGGGACGAGGTGATGGCGCTGGCCGAGGCCGAGCTCGACCTGCCGGCCGGCTGCATGAAGGCCACGGTGCTGATCGAGACGCTGCCGGCGGTGTTCCAGATGCACGAGATCCTGCATGCGCTGCGCCATCGCGTGGTCGGCCTGAACTGCGGCCGCTGGGACTACATCTTCTCCTACCTGAAGACCCTGCGCGGGCACCGCGACCGCCTGCTGCCCGAGCGCGGCCAGGTGCAGATGACGGTGCCGTTCCTGAAGGCCTACTCCGAGCTGCTGATCCAGACCTGCCATCGCCGTGGCGCCTTCGCGATGGGCGGCATGGCCGCGCAGATCCCGATCAAGGGCGACGAAGCCGCCAACGAGGCGGCGATGGCCAAGGTGCGCGCCGACAAGCTGCGCGAGGTGACCGCCGGTCACGACGGCACCTGGGTCGCGCACCCGGCGCTGGTGCCGGTGGCGAAGGCGATCTTCGACGAGCACATGCCCACGCCGAACCAGCTCGACCGGCTGCGCGAGGACGTCTGCGTCAGCCGCGAACAGTTGCTCGCACCCTGTGCCGGCTCGATCAGCCGCGAGGGTTTCGACAACAACGTCGAGGTGGCCCTGCGCTACACCGCGGCCTGGCTCGATGGCCTGGGCTGCGTGCCGATCCACCACCTGATGGAGGACGCCGCCACCGCCGAGATCGCCCGCGCGCAGCTGTGGCAGTGGCTGCACCACGGCGGGGTCGAGTTCACCGATCACGCGCCGATCGACTTCGCCCTGTTCGACCAGGTGCTGGCCAAGCACGCGCACCGGCTGCGCGGAAGCAGCGACCCGGGTGCCGCGAAGGCCGATGCCGCCGCCGCCCTGCTGTCGGCACTGACCCATGACGACCAGCTCGCCGACTTCCTGACCCTGCCCGCGTACGAACAGCTCTGA
- the aceA gene encoding isocitrate lyase — protein MKNTLPTADQIKLDWSNNPRWSGIQRNYSAEDVARLRGTVGIEHTLAKRGAERLWKSLHSEDFVNALGALTGNQAMQQVKAGLQAIYLSGWQVAADANLAGEMYPDQSLYPANSVPQVVKRINNTLLRADQLHHAEGNDGTDWMVPIVADAEAGFGGVLNAFELMKAMIEAGAAGVHFEDQLASVKKCGHMGGKVLVPTREAVDKLNAARLAADVMGVPTLIVARTDADAADLLTSDIDPNDRPFITGERTVEGFFRVKPGLDQAISRGLAYAPYADLIWCETSKPNLDDARRFAEAIHAKFPGKLLAYNCSPSFNWKKNLDDATIAKFQKELGAMGYKFQFITLAGFHSLNYGMFDLAHGYARRQMSAFVELQEKEFAAAERGFTAVKHQREVGTGYFDQVTQAIQQGQSSTTALTGSTEEAQFTHAA, from the coding sequence ATGAAGAACACCCTGCCCACCGCCGATCAGATCAAGCTCGACTGGAGCAACAACCCCCGCTGGAGCGGCATCCAGCGCAACTACAGCGCCGAGGACGTGGCCCGCCTGCGCGGCACGGTCGGTATCGAGCACACGCTGGCCAAGCGTGGCGCCGAGCGCCTGTGGAAGTCGCTGCACAGCGAGGATTTCGTCAACGCGCTGGGCGCGCTCACCGGCAACCAGGCGATGCAGCAGGTCAAGGCTGGCCTGCAGGCGATCTACCTGTCCGGCTGGCAGGTTGCCGCCGACGCCAACCTTGCCGGCGAAATGTATCCGGACCAGTCGCTGTACCCGGCCAACTCGGTGCCGCAGGTGGTCAAGCGGATCAACAACACCCTGTTGCGCGCCGACCAGCTGCATCACGCCGAAGGCAACGACGGCACCGACTGGATGGTGCCGATCGTGGCTGACGCCGAGGCCGGCTTTGGCGGCGTGCTGAATGCCTTCGAGCTGATGAAGGCGATGATCGAGGCCGGCGCGGCGGGCGTGCACTTCGAGGACCAGCTCGCTTCGGTGAAGAAGTGCGGCCACATGGGTGGCAAGGTGCTGGTGCCCACCCGCGAGGCGGTCGACAAGCTCAACGCCGCGCGCCTGGCCGCCGACGTGATGGGCGTGCCGACGCTGATCGTCGCCCGCACCGACGCCGATGCCGCCGACCTGCTCACCTCCGACATCGATCCGAACGACCGGCCGTTCATCACCGGCGAGCGCACCGTCGAAGGCTTCTTCCGGGTCAAGCCGGGCCTGGACCAGGCGATCAGCCGTGGCCTCGCCTACGCGCCCTACGCCGACCTGATCTGGTGCGAGACCAGCAAGCCGAACCTGGATGACGCGCGCAGGTTCGCCGAGGCGATCCACGCGAAATTCCCCGGCAAGCTGCTGGCCTACAACTGCTCGCCCAGCTTCAACTGGAAGAAGAACCTGGACGACGCGACCATCGCGAAGTTCCAGAAGGAACTCGGCGCGATGGGCTACAAGTTCCAGTTCATCACGCTAGCCGGCTTCCACAGCCTCAACTACGGCATGTTCGATCTCGCCCACGGCTACGCCCGCCGCCAGATGAGCGCCTTCGTCGAGCTGCAGGAGAAGGAATTCGCCGCCGCCGAGCGTGGCTTCACCGCGGTGAAGCACCAGCGCGAGGTCGGCACCGGCTACTTCGACCAGGTGACCCAGGCGATCCAGCAGGGCCAGTCCTCGACCACCGCGCTGACCGGTTCGACCGAGGAGGCACAGTTCACCCACGCGGCGTGA
- a CDS encoding cation:proton antiporter, whose translation MTMEPGLLLTTLLGVGFAAQWLAWRVRLPAIVFLLLAGIVFGPVLQLVHPDRLLGPLLFPVVSLAVALILFEGSLSLRFAELRGIGGAVRGLVSYGAIAALLMLAAAAHLLAGLSWDIALLFGALTCVTGPTVIAPMLRTLRPNARIASTLRWEGIVIDPLGALFAVLIYEAIVSREQGHTIGVFLGTIGSGVVAGAAAALVLGQLLRRQMIPEYLQNFGTLAAVLLTFSLSNALAHESGLLAVTIMGVALGNMRNLHVDDILDFKEHLTTLLVSSLFILLAARLPWPLPSGTLMAGIGILLVSQVLIRPLSVVIATAGSSLAWRERALIAWVAPRGIVAAAVSALFALRLDALGMHGADVLVPLVFILIIGTVVLQGATARPLARWLGVAEPEPRGVLVFGADEVPRAVAKALHDGGIRVVLADDDWEGIRRARMDGLATFFGNPASSHADRHLDLTGIGRLLAMSTHRERNSLACLHYREEFGRDRVYRLRNLGPEETTDRAALADSLLAPPLFEEAMTHGRFAGLLAQGWRVKSTRLTATFDWPHFIEQYGSASILLFGIEEKGALRVVSTKRQLEPRPGWTVIALVPPAAAAEA comes from the coding sequence ATGACGATGGAACCCGGCCTCCTGCTGACCACCCTGCTCGGGGTCGGCTTTGCGGCCCAGTGGCTGGCTTGGAGGGTTCGACTGCCCGCCATCGTGTTCCTGCTGCTGGCCGGCATCGTGTTCGGACCGGTATTGCAGCTGGTGCATCCGGACCGCCTGCTCGGCCCCCTGCTGTTTCCGGTCGTGTCACTCGCAGTCGCGCTGATCCTGTTCGAGGGCAGCCTGAGCCTGCGTTTCGCCGAGTTGCGTGGGATCGGTGGCGCGGTGCGTGGACTGGTCAGCTACGGGGCCATCGCCGCCCTGCTGATGCTGGCGGCGGCAGCGCATCTGCTGGCAGGGTTGAGCTGGGATATTGCCCTGCTGTTTGGCGCATTGACCTGCGTGACCGGACCGACGGTGATCGCGCCGATGCTGCGCACGCTGCGCCCCAATGCCCGCATCGCCAGCACGCTGCGCTGGGAGGGCATCGTGATCGATCCGCTGGGTGCGCTGTTCGCGGTGCTGATCTACGAGGCGATCGTCTCGCGCGAGCAGGGCCACACCATCGGTGTGTTCCTGGGCACCATCGGCAGCGGCGTGGTCGCCGGTGCGGCGGCGGCGCTTGTGCTGGGCCAGCTCCTGCGCCGCCAGATGATCCCCGAATACCTGCAGAACTTCGGCACGCTGGCAGCCGTGCTGCTGACTTTCAGCCTGTCCAACGCCCTTGCGCATGAGTCGGGCCTGCTGGCGGTCACCATCATGGGGGTCGCGCTGGGCAACATGCGCAATCTGCACGTCGACGACATCCTCGACTTCAAGGAACACCTGACCACGCTGCTGGTGTCCAGCCTGTTCATCCTGCTGGCTGCTCGCCTGCCGTGGCCATTGCCGTCCGGCACGCTGATGGCGGGTATCGGCATCCTGCTGGTGTCGCAGGTGCTGATCCGTCCGCTGTCCGTGGTGATCGCGACGGCCGGTAGTTCGCTGGCCTGGCGGGAGCGTGCGCTGATCGCCTGGGTCGCGCCGCGCGGCATCGTTGCGGCGGCGGTCTCGGCGCTGTTCGCCCTCCGGTTGGATGCACTGGGCATGCACGGAGCGGACGTACTGGTGCCGCTGGTGTTCATCCTGATCATCGGCACCGTGGTACTCCAAGGTGCGACGGCGCGGCCGCTGGCGCGTTGGCTCGGCGTGGCTGAGCCCGAGCCGCGCGGCGTGCTGGTGTTCGGCGCCGACGAGGTACCGCGTGCAGTGGCCAAGGCCCTGCACGATGGAGGGATCCGCGTTGTGCTCGCCGATGACGACTGGGAGGGCATCCGCCGGGCGCGAATGGACGGTCTGGCCACGTTCTTCGGCAATCCGGCGTCCTCCCATGCCGACCGCCACCTCGATCTCACCGGCATCGGCCGACTGCTGGCGATGTCCACCCACCGCGAGCGCAACTCGCTCGCATGCCTGCACTACCGCGAGGAATTCGGCCGCGACCGGGTCTACCGGCTGCGCAACCTTGGCCCGGAGGAAACCACCGACCGTGCTGCGCTGGCCGACAGTCTGCTGGCGCCGCCGCTGTTCGAGGAGGCCATGACCCACGGCCGCTTCGCCGGGCTGCTGGCACAGGGCTGGCGGGTCAAGTCGACCCGGCTCACCGCCACCTTCGACTGGCCCCACTTCATCGAGCAGTACGGGTCGGCATCCATCCTGCTGTTCGGCATCGAGGAGAAGGGGGCGTTGCGGGTGGTCTCGACCAAGCGCCAGCTGGAGCCCCGGCCGGGCTGGACGGTGATTGCCCTGGTTCCGCCGGCCGCCGCCGCAGAAGCGTGA
- a CDS encoding YifB family Mg chelatase-like AAA ATPase, protein MSLAVTLSRAQEGVAAPQVMVEVHLSGGLPGTNIVGLPEAAVREARDRVRVAIQNTAFSYPDRKVTVNLAPAELPKDGGRFDLAIALGILAAGGQVPRDKLDDCEFLGELALSGAIRGVSGVVPALLRARARGRRMVVPRANAAEAALVPDVDVLVADSLAEVCGWLHDASSLAPPQAEMTDDTGQPGRGPDMSDVRGQLQARRALEIAAVGGHHLLLVGPPGTGKTMLAERLPGILPPLTEVEALETCAVLSVTGQPVDPSQWRRRPFRAPHHTASAVALVGGGSYPRPGEISLAHHGVLFLDELPEFNRHVLDVLREPLESGQIMISRAARQSSFPAQFQLVAAMNPCPCGYAGDPRQRCHCTPDQIQRYRGKISGPLLDRIDLSVEVPRVPLAELGAPPGEHDEDSATVRQRVIRARDHALQRAGRPNADISTRELERDCALGSAERRWFESALERLGLSARAYHRTLRVARTIADLDGGAGLLDRAHLAEALQYRRF, encoded by the coding sequence ATGAGCCTGGCCGTCACCCTCAGCCGTGCCCAGGAAGGGGTGGCTGCGCCGCAGGTGATGGTCGAGGTGCATCTCTCCGGTGGCCTGCCGGGCACCAATATCGTTGGCCTCCCCGAAGCGGCCGTGCGAGAGGCGCGGGACCGTGTGCGGGTAGCCATCCAGAACACCGCATTCAGCTATCCGGACCGCAAGGTCACCGTCAACCTGGCGCCTGCCGAGCTGCCCAAGGACGGAGGCCGTTTCGACCTGGCGATCGCACTGGGCATTCTCGCCGCCGGCGGGCAGGTGCCGCGCGACAAGCTGGACGACTGCGAATTCCTCGGGGAGTTGGCGCTTTCGGGAGCGATTCGCGGGGTCTCGGGCGTGGTGCCCGCTCTGCTGCGGGCCCGCGCTCGCGGCCGGCGCATGGTGGTTCCCAGGGCCAATGCCGCCGAGGCAGCGCTTGTGCCGGATGTCGATGTGCTGGTGGCCGACAGCCTGGCCGAAGTCTGCGGCTGGCTGCATGACGCTTCGTCGCTGGCCCCGCCGCAGGCGGAGATGACCGACGATACCGGCCAGCCCGGCCGCGGCCCGGACATGAGTGACGTGCGCGGCCAGTTGCAGGCGCGCCGGGCCCTGGAGATCGCCGCCGTCGGCGGTCACCACCTGTTGCTGGTCGGGCCGCCCGGGACCGGCAAGACCATGCTGGCCGAGCGGCTGCCGGGCATCCTGCCGCCGCTGACCGAGGTCGAGGCGCTGGAAACCTGCGCCGTGCTCTCGGTAACCGGCCAGCCGGTGGATCCGTCGCAGTGGCGACGGCGGCCGTTCCGTGCGCCGCACCACACGGCCTCGGCGGTGGCACTGGTCGGCGGCGGCTCCTACCCGAGACCGGGCGAGATCTCGCTGGCCCACCATGGCGTCCTGTTTCTCGACGAGTTGCCGGAATTCAACCGGCACGTGCTCGATGTCCTGCGTGAGCCACTCGAGTCGGGCCAGATCATGATTTCCCGCGCTGCCCGGCAATCGAGCTTTCCGGCCCAGTTCCAGCTCGTGGCAGCGATGAATCCCTGCCCGTGCGGGTATGCGGGTGATCCGCGCCAGCGCTGCCACTGCACGCCGGACCAGATCCAGCGCTACCGCGGGAAAATCTCCGGGCCGCTGCTGGACCGCATCGATCTCAGCGTGGAGGTTCCGCGCGTGCCGCTGGCCGAATTGGGTGCACCGCCGGGCGAACACGACGAGGACTCGGCGACCGTCCGCCAGCGGGTGATTCGCGCCCGCGATCATGCCCTTCAGCGGGCCGGGCGTCCCAATGCCGATATCAGCACCCGCGAGCTCGAGCGCGATTGCGCGCTCGGGTCGGCCGAGCGGCGTTGGTTCGAGTCGGCGCTGGAGCGCCTGGGACTCTCGGCCCGGGCCTATCACCGCACCCTGCGGGTGGCGCGCACCATCGCGGACCTCGATGGCGGTGCCGGACTGCTGGACCGTGCCCACCTGGCCGAAGCCCTGCAATACCGGCGTTTCTAG
- a CDS encoding accessory factor UbiK family protein, with the protein MMDRQDIDQLALRLVSLVPPGLAQAHQDLRTNFGDVLAHGLRRLDLVTREEFDVQSQLLARARAKVEELERRVADLETIAASRGS; encoded by the coding sequence ATGATGGACAGGCAGGACATTGATCAACTTGCCCTGCGACTTGTTTCGTTGGTACCGCCAGGATTGGCGCAAGCGCATCAGGATCTGCGAACCAACTTCGGCGATGTCCTGGCGCACGGATTGCGCCGCCTTGATCTGGTCACCCGCGAAGAGTTCGATGTCCAGAGTCAGCTGCTGGCACGTGCCCGTGCCAAGGTTGAAGAGCTGGAGAGGCGCGTCGCCGATCTGGAGACGATAGCCGCTTCGCGCGGTTCCTGA
- the glnK gene encoding P-II family nitrogen regulator: MKLVSAVIKPFKLDDVREALADAGVHGITVTEVKGFGRQKGHTELYRGAEYVVDFLPKIKLEVAVADEQLERVVEAIQNAARTGKIGDGKIFVSPLDQVIRIRTGELDNDAL; this comes from the coding sequence ATGAAGCTGGTTTCCGCAGTCATCAAGCCCTTCAAGCTCGACGATGTGCGCGAGGCACTCGCCGACGCAGGAGTCCACGGCATCACGGTGACCGAGGTAAAGGGATTCGGCCGGCAGAAGGGCCACACGGAGCTCTACCGGGGGGCCGAGTACGTGGTCGACTTCCTGCCCAAGATCAAGCTGGAGGTGGCAGTCGCCGACGAGCAGCTCGAGCGCGTGGTCGAGGCGATCCAGAACGCAGCGCGTACCGGCAAGATCGGCGACGGCAAGATCTTCGTCAGCCCGCTGGACCAGGTGATCCGCATCCGTACCGGCGAACTGGACAACGACGCGCTGTAG
- the gpmA gene encoding 2,3-diphosphoglycerate-dependent phosphoglycerate mutase, producing the protein MHKLVLIRHGQSQWNLDNRFSGWADVDLTAQGVAEAREAGALLKEAGYRFDVAHTSVLKRAVRTLWGVQESLDQMWIPVVTDWRLNERHYGALTGLNKAETAAKYGEDQVKIWRRSYDMPPPALERADNEALSDPRYAGLDPKLIPDTECLKDTVARVLPYWHEVLAPAIRSGQRVLVVAHGNSMRALVKYLDGISDDEIVEVNIPNGIPLVYEFDDELRPVRHEYLGDADAIAAKMAAVANQGKAK; encoded by the coding sequence ATGCACAAGCTCGTCCTGATCCGTCACGGCCAGTCCCAGTGGAACCTCGACAACCGCTTCAGCGGCTGGGCCGATGTCGACCTGACCGCCCAGGGCGTGGCCGAGGCGCGCGAAGCCGGCGCGCTTCTAAAAGAGGCCGGTTACCGCTTCGACGTGGCGCACACCTCGGTGCTCAAGCGTGCCGTGCGCACCCTGTGGGGTGTGCAGGAGTCGCTGGACCAGATGTGGATCCCGGTGGTCACCGACTGGCGCCTCAACGAGCGCCACTACGGCGCGCTGACCGGCCTGAACAAGGCCGAGACCGCCGCGAAGTACGGCGAGGACCAGGTGAAGATCTGGCGGCGCAGCTACGACATGCCGCCGCCGGCGCTGGAGCGCGCCGACAACGAGGCGCTCTCCGACCCGCGCTATGCCGGGCTCGATCCGAAGCTGATTCCCGACACCGAATGCCTGAAGGACACCGTCGCCCGCGTGCTGCCGTACTGGCATGAAGTGCTGGCGCCGGCGATCCGCAGCGGCCAGCGCGTGCTGGTGGTGGCGCATGGCAACTCCATGCGGGCCCTGGTGAAGTATCTCGATGGCATCTCCGACGACGAGATCGTCGAGGTCAACATTCCGAACGGGATTCCGCTGGTCTACGAGTTCGACGACGAACTGCGCCCCGTCCGCCACGAATATCTGGGTGACGCGGACGCGATCGCCGCCAAGATGGCCGCCGTGGCCAACCAGGGCAAGGCGAAGTAG